One stretch of Podospora bellae-mahoneyi strain CBS 112042 chromosome 2, whole genome shotgun sequence DNA includes these proteins:
- a CDS encoding hypothetical protein (antiSMASH:Cluster_2; EggNog:ENOG503NYKH; COG:S), which translates to MKFIIAAPATLALVYRAYSKNSLTPLGIFAAALTAIAHAVHPWNLPFVLLVVFFLAGTRATHVKENIKATLTLKATGSSPSGGGEGPRTHVQVFANSLTATILTLLHAYQLHARKQALLSNPSSPDNGTLCFSWKGDLLVIGIIANYACVAADTFSSELGILSKSSPRLITSWKLKKVPRGTNGGVTLVGLGAGLLGSIIIVTTSVLFLPFCTADSKTLPGGGQPWDVKERQALILGLTVSGLLGSVMDSVLGGLFQRSVKDVRSGKIVEGEGGERVLVASPVVIPGHHHKPGQEEDAGAEIKAKLLRGEGKDAVEETAGSSAVEEGDHVVDMKKRYDPKNKQRKSSFGDERPSREVITGWDLLDNNDVNFLMAFGMSFGAMAVAGWYWGVSLWTIVPGGVAV; encoded by the exons ATGAAATTCATCATCGCCGCGCCAGCGACTCTGGCGCTGGTCTACCGCGCCTACAGCAAGAACAGCCTCACTCCGTTAGGTATCTTCGCTGCAGCCCTCACCGCCATCGCTCACGCAGTCCACCCCTGGAACCTCCCCTTCGTTCTGCTagtcgtcttcttcctggcAGGAACAAGAGCCACTCAC GTAAAAGAAAACATCAAagcaaccctcaccctcaaagcaaccggctcctccccctcgggcggcggcgaaggGCCCCGTACCCACGTCCAGGTCTTCGCCAACTCTTTAACCGCtaccatcctcaccctccttcaCGCGTATCAACTTCACGCAAGGAAACAAGCCCTTTtgtccaacccctcctccccggacAACGGCACCCTCTGCTTCTCATGGAAAGGCGACCTCCTAGTCATCGGTATAATCGCAAACTACGCCTGCGTGGCAGCCGACACGTTCTCCTCCGAACTCGGGATCCTGTCAAAGTCCTCTCCAAGGCTGATCACAAGCTGGAAGCTGAAAAAAGTGCCCCGGGGTACAAACGGGGGTGTCACCCTTGTAGGGTTGGGAgcggggttgttgggaagTATaatcatcgtcaccacctcTGTCTTGTTCCTGCCGTTTTGCACCGCCGATTCAAAGACCTTGCCCGGTGGAGGGCAGCCCTGGGATGTCAAGGAACGGCAAGCTCTCATTTTAGGGTTGACGGTCTCGGGTTTGCTGGGCAGTGTGATGGATTCTGTTCTCGGAGGCCTGTTCCAGAGGAGCGTCAAAGATGTTAGGAGCGGGAAGATtgtcgagggggaggggggggagagggtgttggttgCTAGTCCGGTTGTTATCCCTGGTCATCATCACAAAcctgggcaggaggaggatgcgggAGCGGAGATCAAGGCTAAGCTTCTTCGTGGCGAGGGGAAGGATGCGGTTGAGGAGACTGCGGGGTCTtctgctgtggaggagggggatcaCGTTGTGGATATGAAGAAGAGGTATGACCCGAAGAATAAGCAGAGGAAGTCGAGTTTTGGGGATGAGAGGCCTTCTCGGGAGGTGATTACTGGGTGGGACTTGCTTGATAATAACGATGTGAACTTTTTGATGGCGTTTGGGATGAGCTTTGGGGCAATGGCAGTGGCGGGGTGGTATTGGGGGGTTTCGCTTTGGACGATTGTCCCGGGAGGAGTCGCGGTTTAG
- a CDS encoding hypothetical protein (antiSMASH:Cluster_2; EggNog:ENOG503NY41; COG:S), with amino-acid sequence MESLLSLAFDNLSSFDGSKIKKGLRQVEGLLAQICLAGQGSPKKQGENQQQPPRRMLADLSPDPAFREFFKLQEGFEWNVAQRLLTTLDWLVVRGGDGSYDMLIVNTLDLIQGVLLLHPPSRVLFQRSVHMNLLLDLLEPINSPAIQCATIITLVVALLDMPQNIRVFEALDGLLTVTSLFKSRETGREVKFRLTEFLYFYLTPETPNIPKPDRTSVIAGPELIPGSPGKSKLLASGGRQRSKSESGNTLSVDAKKQHLDRYLPGVVDELLKDLDTYKPFGGILS; translated from the exons ATGGAATCATTACTCTCTCTCGCTTTCGATAACCTCTCGTCCTTCGATGGTTCTAAAATCAAAAAGGGGCTAAGGCAGGTCGAAGGCCTTCTTGCTCAGATCTGCCTTGCCGGCCAAGGTAGCCCCAAGAAACAAGGAgaaaaccaacaacaaccaccgcgCCGAATGCTCGCAGACCTCTCCCCTGATCCAGCTTTTCGAGAATTCTTCAAGCTCCAGGAGGGATTTGAATGGAACGTCGCGCAGCGTCTTCTCACCACACTCGACTGGCTCGTTgtgcgaggaggagatggatcGTACGACATGTTGATAGTCAACACGCTGGATCTCATCCAGGGCGTCTTGCTTTTGCACCCGCCAAGCAGGGTGCTTTTTCAGCGCAGCGTACATATGAAC cttcttctcgatCTTCTCGAACCCATCAACTCCCCTGCCATCCAATGCGCCACAATAATCACCCTTGTCGTTGCCCTTCTCGACATGCCGCAAAATATTCGAGTATTTGAAGCCCTTGACGGTCTACTTACCGTAACCTCCCTGTTCAAGTCCCGTGAGACCGGCAGAGAGGTCAAGTTCCGCCTCACGGAATTCTTGTACTTTTACCTGACGCCAGAAACACCAAATATCCCCAAACCAGACAGAACGAGTGTGATTGCGGGGCCAGAGTTAATCCCAGGTAGCCCAGGAAAGTCCAAACTGCTTGCAAGCGGTGGCAGGCAAAGGTCAAAGAGTGAAAGTGGGAACACGCTGAGTGTGGATGCCAAGAAGCAGCACCTTGACCGGTATCTACCAGGGGTAGTGGACGAGTTGTTGAAAGATCTGGATACGTATAAACCATTTGGGGGTATTCTGAGCTAA
- the BTS1 gene encoding geranylgeranyl pyrophosphate synthetase (EggNog:ENOG503NVHG; antiSMASH:Cluster_2; COG:H; SMCOG1182:Polyprenyl synthetase) produces the protein MSSPTSSAAHDPRSRPTTVPSKSRSLEASRTRRLLFKSPRRKHQATMDSSSPLHPSSFNNPAAAPHPQAPTQIPFLQSPAVIPPRTTSSNFAASTVPPASTKPNSKTILESSWLSGSAANPSQTTPGHTRHQSRKPSVTSNSSFPSNAMAQQQPPDPSRFATEDFFLNTKRLWTEQKDKVLTAPYDYLNGHPGKDFRSALVNAFDAFLEVPKESKETITKVVSMLHTASLLVDDVEDNSLLRRGLPVAHTIYGIPQTINSSNYIYFVALQELQKLKNPKVVNIFAEELLNLHRGQGMDLYWRDTLTCPTEDEYLEMVGNKTGGLFRLGIKLMQAESRSLTDCIPLVNVIGLIFQIADDYQNLWSREYTANKGMCEDLTEGKFSFPVIHSIRSNPSNSQLLNILRQKTTNEEVKRYAVSYMQSTGSFEYTKKVVHTLIERARRMADELDEGKGRAVLVHKILDRVVID, from the coding sequence ATGTCGTCACCAACATCGAGTGCCGCCCACGATCCGAGATCGCGCCCCACCACGGTACCTTCCAAATCCCGATCGTTGGAAGCCTCGAGGACGCGGAGGCTGCTTTTTAAAAGCCCGCGCCGCAAGCATCAGGCAACCATGGACagttcctctcctcttcatccctCCTCGTTCAACAATCCCGCAGCTGCCCCTCATCCCCAGGCTCCTACACAGATACCCTTCCTGCAGTCACCTGCTGTCATCCCTCCTCGGACTACATCGTCAAACTTCGCTGCCTCGACAGTCCCACCAGCTTCAACAAAACCAAATTCTAAAACCATCCTAGAGAGCAGTTGGCTATCAGGCTCCGCTGCAAACCCTAGTCAGACAACACCTGGCCATACCCGCCATCAAAGTCGCAAACCTTCTGTTACTTCCAATTCCTCGTTTCCCTCAAACGCAAtggctcaacaacaaccgccagaCCCCTCCCGTTTCGCAACCGAGGatttcttcctcaacaccaagaggCTATGGACAGAACAGAAGGACAAGGTCCTCACAGCCCCATATGATTACCTCAACGGCCACCCAGGCAAAGACTTTAGATCCGCCCTCGTCAACGCCTTTGACGCCTTTCTCGAAGTGCCAAAAGAATCCAAAGaaaccatcaccaaggtGGTTTCGATGCTTCATACAGCCTCCCTCCTGGTCGACGACGTAGAAGATAACTCTCTCCTCCGCCGGGGTCTCCCGGTGGCGCACACCATCTACGGTATTCCCCAAACAATCAACTCGTCCAACTACATCTACTTTGTTGCCCTCCAAGAGCtccagaagctcaagaaccCAAAAGTAGTCAACATCTTTGCCGAAGAGCTCCTGAACCTCCACCGCGGCCAGGGAATGGACCTCTACTGGCGCGACACCCTCACCTGCCCCACCGAAGACGAGTACCTCGAGATGGTGGGCAACAAAACGGGCGGGTTATTCAGGCTGGGCATCAAGCTGATGCAAGCTGAATCCCGCAGCCTGACGGATTGCATCCCCCTTGTCAATGTTATTGGGTTGATCTTCCAGATCGCGGATGATTACCAGAATCTCTGGAGCAGGGAGTACACCGCCAACAAGGGCATGTGCGAGGACCTGACGGAAGGAAAGTTTTCGTTTCCGGTCATCCACAGCATCAGGAGCAATCCGTCTAATTCCCAGTTGCTGAATATCTTGAGGCAAAAGACTACGAatgaggaggtgaagaggtaTGCGGTTTCGTATATGCAGAGCACGGGGAGCTTTGAGTATACGAAGAAGGTGGTACACACGCTGAttgagagggcgaggagaatGGCAGatgagctggatgaggggaaggggagggcggtgttggtgcATAAGATTTTGGATAGGGTTGTTATTGATTGA
- the PEX29 gene encoding Peroxisome size and maintenance regulator (antiSMASH:Cluster_2; EggNog:ENOG503NYJV; COG:S) — MVDELEEQLLTAADESVMPEGDESQPSQPQDHQSRSARKVKSLKNGIFRAASIQDKLLEKLLSQVIPAEDGHTQTPSIMGGDDPPGFAERPGFSIPLMSNNFRRFNARIGVVFKFQSRALKVLSWRKPAHTLSLLAVYTFVCLDPYLLFALPLAIAVFFIFVPSFITRHPAPSTSSDSDHQVRNLGYSPRGPPLAPARNFQPTKELSKDFFRNMGDLQNVMEDFSVVHDKVVTLIVPVTNFSDEALSSAIFVGLFAALVVMLISAHLIPWRYLMLVGGWGAILSAHPTINRLVAQATEQYLHHNPTLSSPTDPHPVKIPTVDIPALLSKEIILDSAPETREVEIFELQRLSHYPGGEWEPWVFSPSPYDPLSAQRISGQRPQGTRFFEDVQPPEGWEWSEKKWGLDLWSREWVEERIITGVEIETEGERWVYDIASSSEKSAGGGGGMGTIGEESEKEPVRSGNQATPMRQNGGMSWEEGEEGMGRRGEWRRRRWVRMVRRKNVTG, encoded by the exons ATGGTGGATGAACTGGAAGAACAGCTATTGACTGCCGCCGATGAATCCGTCATGCCAGAAGGTGATGAAAGccaaccatcacaaccacaagATCATCAATCTCGCTCGGCGAGGAAAGTAAAAAGCTTGAAGAATGGTATATTTCGGGCTGCAAGTATACAAGACAAACTACTAGAAAA ACTTCTATCACAAGTGATACCAGCAGAAGATGGTCACACacaaacaccctccatcatgGGAGGTGACGACCCTCCAGGCTTTGCCGAACGACCCGGATTCTCTATCCCTTTGATGTCCAACAACTTCCGCCGCTTCAACGCTCGCATTGGTGTGGTTTTCAAATTCCAGTCTCGAGCTCTGAAAGTGCTTTCATGGCGCAAACCAGcccacaccctctccctcctcgcagtCTACACCTTCGTCTGCCTCGACCCCTACCTCCTCTTCGCACTTCCCCTCGCGATAGCCGTAttcttcatcttcgtcccctccttcatcaccCGTCACCCTGCCCCGTCAACATCCTCCGACTCCGACCACCAAGTCCGAAACCTAGGCTATTCCCCCCGTGGCCCTCCTTTAGCACCAGCTCGCAACTTCCAGCCCACCAAAGAGCTGTCCAAGGACTTCTTCCGCAACATGGGTGACCTCCAAAACGTCATGGAGGATTTCTCCGTCGTCCACGACAAAGTCGTGACTCTAATCGTCCCCGTCACCAACTTCTCCGACGAGGCGCTCTCATCCGCTATTTTCGTCGGGCTATTCGCCGCTCTGGTAGTAATGCTCATATCAGCCCACCTCATCCCCTGGCGCTACCTCATGCTTGTGGGGGGCTGGGGTGCCATATTGTCTGCTCACCCAACAATCAACAGGCTTGTCGCTCAAGCCACGGAGCAGTACCTTCACCACAATCCCACGCTCTCTTCGCCGACCGACCCTCACCCGGTTAAAATCCCCACCGTTGACATCCCAGCTTTGCTATCGAAGGAAATAATCCTCGACTCCGCCCCTGAAACCCGCGAGGTGGAAATCTTTGAACTTCAACGGTTGAGTCATTACCCcggaggggagtgggaacCATGGGTTTTTTCCCCCTCGCCATACGACCCTTTATCAGCCCAACGCATCTCCGGGCAGCGACCGCAGGGAACGAGATTCTTTGAGGATGTCCAGCCGCCAGAAGGGTGGGAGTGGTCAGAGAAGAAGTGGGGGCTTGATCTGTGGAGCAGGGAGTGGGTAGAGGAGAGGATTATTACGGGCGTGGAGATTGagacggagggggagaggtgggtttATGATATCGCCTCTTCTTCGGAAAAgtctgctggtggtggtggggggatggggacgATTGGGGAGGAAAGTGAGAAGGAGCCGGTGAGGAGCGGTAATCAGGCTACCCCGATGAGGCAGAATGGGGGGATgagttgggaggagggggaggaggggatgggacggaggggggagtggaggagaaggaggtgggtgaggatggtgaggaggaagaatgtTACTGGCTAG
- a CDS encoding hypothetical protein (antiSMASH:Cluster_2), which produces MSTVGILTGAANSPTKIADESASSEKLVTGTIRVTTLSWTTEKSSMTFWRSPMLRKKSLDSSLVGWKLRAGAKGGPRGE; this is translated from the exons ATGTCAACGGTGGGGATTTTAACCGG AGCGGCGAATAGCCCGACGAAAATAGCGGATGAGAGCGCCTCGTCGGAGAAGTTGGTGACGGGGACGATTAGAGTCACGACTTTGTCGTGGACGACGGAGAAATCCTCCATGACGTTTTGGAGGTCACCCATGTTGCGGAAGAAGTCCTTGGACAGCTCTTTGGTGGGCTGGAAGTTGCGAGCTGGTGCTAAAGGAGGGCCACGGGGGGAATAG
- a CDS encoding hypothetical protein (antiSMASH:Cluster_2) gives MTTYSFSRSLRAGPSIGCFEAGWIVQTHLPSPGPTLAPVPPHKVYESQSNAKEASGKGNKNKLETVGPLARRYGSNMQEEGCPCSTMPVLSHSRHGNTSDASC, from the exons ATGACAACCTACTCCTTCTCTCGATCACTCCGAGCAGGGCCATCGATCGGTTGCTTTGAGGCTGGCTGGATCGTGCAAACACATCTCCCGTCACCTGGACCGACGTTGGCCCCCGTCCCACCACATAAAGTTTACG AGTCGCAGAGCAATGCAAAAGAGGCATCGGgcaaaggaaacaaaaacaaactcGAAACTGTCGGCCCTCTAGCACGGCGCTACGGGAGCAACATGCAGGAGGAAGGCTGCCCTTGCAGCACAATGCCAGTATTGTCCCATTCAAGGCACGGCAACACTTCAGATGCTAGCTGTTAG
- the POM1 gene encoding serine/threonine protein kinase, CMGC, dual-specificity (antiSMASH:Cluster_2; SMCOG1030:serine/threonine protein kinase; EggNog:ENOG503NXAT; COG:T), whose product MNRDHRAPAGPRRENQSPTRRPLNLNPPSPTKIGSIRRPTVDAPMLSASSSNNHSLFSFGAGNGVSNNVTDIANASFEFLPSVSFDDLQSSLESASTDFKLTQFPSPTGQGTILGDRSAGNNHNMVERPDMTRPSAAAHALPQQPAITRSRTGSILRRPSTSSRPPQPSTASTPSGTPGVPNPPTAPAAMRARRQSHYPPVSNPNPAKPPRKSTGDVQLGEAQVKEVQTRKRRPSAVSLSDRPVLEASRASVDVAPRSTVVESMRHLTSSRASKARSVQPLPRSNQDMLTPDTTLKPEHTHIAMAMPRSPNRVAAKGSTPSSAKRISVMPGTHHASHATGLGARTISPTDTRRMKRLSTMHHVQQGPVAGASPALPHPPPISADGRASSRSPSMLPRKISTPSSSRTTPDHTRKSYSSGLSVNSSTSLNTVRTSTGSMQQRAMQGANSSRLPAPKALNLHNSASFDSSEEVPPVPAIPKAYESPKEAHLEAASFLEKRRSNLAYDASSIHSNSTASISGAQTSDSAPAKLQRKPSNRKTVHTSKLDLEKNPAAAQSKKSLQPLRLPPITLGPLSTPTAAKIAALQTHGDRNLSPPPSRQIPKTPTTPMTASKGTFFGRIRPEDRADIQHLRSSASVQRLHRESPATTAEPPTSSTESFAGVKNGTARSGPSPFLSQSVPKGGNFETTLFKRSKTGGDFTQPLDAAADVPVQHNKPSGPRAQKSVATRPAGGKSPPPRPSPEEPPTPSSMSSLRRKLSLSWKRSASKASGSQGHHGEQNAVKHDSMPPPRIPVSATLNNLPTGKPPSPTPSTKSNGNGTYLESRRRKSSASSLNAVLSGERNRGDTGTAAKKDSTLGTVNERATVPHNSSVVQRILKPKGSTATLRHHDVWNSELDKDDLIAEDEMRKLGSRRKDTELAARTLDALRKRASAKERVSPQEAIRIAVLNIYERGEIVDYKDIYFCGTQNAAKVVGDVQSESPNFGYDDERGDYSIVPGDHLAYRYEIIDVLGKGSFGQVVRCIDHKTGVLVAVKIIRNKKRFHQQALVEVNILQKLREWDPKNKHSMVNFTHSFYFRGHLCISTELLDMNLYEFIKSNAFRGFSLKLIRRFTKQMLSSLNLLKQHKVIHCDLKPENILLRHPLHSEIKVIDFGSSCFETEKVYTYIQSRFYRSPEVILGMQYGLPIDMWSLGCILAELYTGVPIFPGENEQEQLACIMEVFGPPEKHLIEKSTRKKLFFDSMGKPRLTVSSKGRRRRPSSKTLQQVLKCDDEAFLDFIARCLRWDPDRRMKPEEAIRHEFITGQKTSVPIRMREGSPSKRTNSISAPRPLPEPPAAVRAATMRAREASGPNNGSVGTKTGSMPTAAARRTSNMSTASSMNGSISSVKRTSNGTTTTYTNGNGTIGPSSLPRASLRSVSGGVGPVGLSNNSKTDLAAAGANAAMSRRA is encoded by the exons ATGAATAGAGACCATCGCGCTCCGGCTGGGCCCAGACGGGAGAACCAGTCGCCCACCAG GAGACCGCTGAACCTGAACCCCCCCAGTCCCACCAAGATCGGCTCCATCAGACGGCCCACCGTCGACGCTCCAATGCTCAGTGCGTCCTCTTCCAACAACcactccctcttctctttcgGGGCTGGGAATGGCGTGTCCAATAACGTGACCGACATCGCCAACGCATCCTTCGAGTTTCTGCCCTCGGTCAGCTTCGACGACCTCCAGAGCAGCCTCGAGTCTGCATCGACCGACTTCAAACTCACGCAATTTCCTTCACCGACTGGGCAGGGAACAATTTTGGGCGATCGAAGTGCgggcaacaaccacaacatgGTCGAGCGCCCCGACATGACACGGCCAAGCGCCGCTGCCCATGCCTTGCCTCAGCAGCCTGCCATCACGCGTTCACGAACAGGCTCAATTCTACGAAGACCTAGCACGTCAAGCAGGCCGCCTCAACCTAGCACTGCTTCTACGCCATCTGGTACCCCAGGCGTGCCCAATCCTCCCACTGCTCCGGCTGCCATGCGTGCGCGCCGACAAAGTCATTATCCCCCAgtctccaaccccaatcCCGCCAAGCCGCCACGGAAGTCAACTGGAGATGTTCAGCTGGGAGAGGCTCAGGTCAAAGAGGTGCAGACCCGAAAGCGGAGACCTAGTGCGGTGTCTTTATCAGACAGGCCCGTCCTCGAGGCTTCAAGAGCGTCAGTGGATGTTGCACCTCGATCTACGGTAGTGGAGAGCATGCGGCACCTGACAAGCTCGAGGGCATCCAAGGCAAGGTCTGTGCAGCCATTGCCCAGATCCAACCAGGATATGCTCACACCAGACACCACGCTCAAACCCGAACATACTCACATAGCTATGGCAATGCCTCGCTCCCCCAACAGAGTTGCCGCCAAGGGTTCTACTCCAAGCTCAGCGAAACGGATATCTGTCATGCCAGGAACTCATCATGCCAGTCACGCCACTGGACTGGGTGCACGAACTATCAGCCCTACCGATACAAGACGAATGAAACGCCTATCTACGATGCACCACGTTCAACAGGGCCCTGTTGCTGGCGCTTCCCCCGCGCTgccccatccaccacctaTTTCGGCCGACGGTCGCGCCTCGTCTCGATCCCCCTCTATGCTGCCTCGAAAGATCTCGACCCCTTCGTCTTCACGAACCACGCCCGACCACACCAGAAAGTCATACAGCTCAGGTCTGTCCGTCAACTCAAGCACCAGTCTCAACACGGTGCGGACGTCCACTGGCTCCATGCAGCAGCGAGCAATGCAAGGTGCAAATAGTTCGCGATTGCCTGCCCCCAAGGCGCTCAATCTTCACAATTCGGCGAGCTTTGACAGCAGCGAGGAAGTGCCACCGGTGCCCGCGATTCCAAAGGCGTACGAGTCTCCAAAGGAGGCGCATCTCGAAGCTGCTTCGTTtctggagaagaggaggtccaACCTGGCCTATGATGCCAGCAGCATCCATAGCAATTCCACAGCGAGTATATCGGGCGCGCAGACGAGTGATTCAGCACCTGCCAAGCTTCAACGTAAGCCAAGTAACAGGAAGACAGTACACACCTCGAAGCTGGATCTCGAGAAGAATCCTGCGGCAGCTCAGTCGAAGAAGAGCTTGCAACCGCTGCGGTTGCCGCCCATCACCCTTGGTCCCCTCAGCACCCCAACCGCGGCCAAGATTGCTGCTCTTCAAACTCATGGTGACAGAAAtctctccccgcccccatcaAGGCAGATCCCAAAAACGCCGACGACTCCCATGACGGCATCGAAGGGCACATTTTTTGGAAGAATACGGCCTGAAGACAGGGCCGATATACAGCATCTCAGGAGCAGCGCGTCGGTGCAGAGGCTTCATCGTGAAAGTCCTGCCACTACGGCAGAGCCACCGACCAGTTCTACTGAGTCCTTTGCTGGTGTGAAGAATGGAACCGCCAGATCAGGGCCGTCGCCTTTCTTGAGCCAGTCGGTGCCGAAAGGAGGGAACTTCGAGACTACTTTGTTCAAAAGGTCAAAAACTGGCGGGGATTTCACCCAGCCTTTggatgcagcagcagacgTGCCAGTTCAACACAACAAGCCCTCGGGGCCCCGAGCGCAAAAGTCTGTCGCGACACGGCCTGCAGGTGGAAAATCCCCGCCACCGCGTCCCAGTCCGGAGGAGCCGCCCACTCCTTCTTCCATGAGCTCTCTCAGGCGCAAATTGAGCTTGTCCTGGAAGAGAAGCGCCTCCAAAGCCAGCGGAAGCCAAGGACACCACGGAGAGCAAAACGCCGTCAAGCATGATTCAATGCCACCGCCGAGGATTCCTGTCTCGGCAACTCTGAACAACCTTCCCACCGGCAAGCCTCCAAGTCCCACTCCGTCCACGAAATCCAATGGCAATGGGACATATCTGGAGTCACGAAGACGGAAGAGCTCGGCCTCCAGCTTGAATGCGGTGCTTTCCGGGGAACGAAATCGCGGTGATACCGGTACAGCAGCTAAGAAGGATTCGACCCTGGGAACAGTGAACGAGCGTGCTACGGTTCCCCACAACTCGTCTGTGGTGCAAAGGATACTGAAACCTAAGGGCTCTACGGCAACTCTTCGACACCACGACGTTTGGAATTCGGAACTCGACAAGGACGATTTGATTGCagaagatgagatgaggaagCTTGGTTCACGGCGTAAGGATACTGAGCTGGCAGCCAGAACTTTGGATGCTCTCCGCAAACGTGCCTCGGCCAAGGAGCGCGTCAGCCCTCAAGAAGCCATCAGAATTGCAGTTCTCAATATCTACGAACGGGGAGAGATTGTGGACTATAAGGACATCTACTTTTGCGGCACACAAAACGCGGCAAAGGTTGTGGGTGATGTTCAGTCGGAGAGTCCCAATTTCGGCTACGACGATGAGCGCGGTGACTACAGCATCGTACCCGGTGACCATCTTGCGTATCGCTATGAAATCATAGACGTGCTCGGAAAAGGAAGTTTCGGTCAGGTGGTACGGTGTATCGACCATAAGACTGGCGTTCTCGTAGCCGTCAAAATCATCCGCAACAAGAAAAGGTTCCATCAGCAAGCCCTGGTTGAGGTCAATATTTTGCAGAAACTCCGCGAATGG GatcccaaaaacaaacacaGCATGGTCAACTTTACGCACAGCTTTTACTTCCGAGGACATCTTTGCATCTCCACCGAATTATTGGACATGAACCTCTACGAATTCATCAAATCGAACGCTTTTCGGGGTTTCTCACTGAAGCTGATCCGCAGATTTACCAAGCAGATGCTGAGCTCACTCAACCTACTAAAGCAGCACAAGGTTATCCACTGCGACTTGAAGCCCGAAAATATTCTCTTGCGCCACCCTCTTCACTCGGAGATCAAGGTTATTGATTTCGGTTCGAGTTGTTTTGAAACGGAAAAGGTGTACACGTACATTCAATCCCGGTTCTACCGTTCCCCCGAAGTTATCCTTGGTATGCAGTACGGTCTGCCCATCGACATGTGGTCTCTGGGTTGCATTCTCGCCGAGCTCTATACGGGTGTGCCAATTTTCCCTGGCGAGAACGAGCAGGAGCAGCTGGCCTGTATTATGGAAGTGTTTGGCCCACCGGAAAAGCATCTCATTGAGAAGTCGACACGTAAGAAGTTGTTTTTCGACAGCATGGGCAAACCTCGCCTCACCGTCTCCTCAAAGGGCCGTCGCAGACGCCCATCCTCAAAAACACTACAACAAGTGCTCAAGTGCGACGATGAAGCATTTTTGGACTTTATCGCACGCTGCCTCCGCTGGGATCCCGACCGCCGCATGAAGCCTGAAGAGGCGATTCGCCACGAGTTCATCACTGGCCAGAAGACATCTGTCCCCATCAGAATGCGCGAAGGGTCCCCCAGCAAGCGTACCAATAGCATCTCGGCCCCCAGACCCCTTCCCGAGCCTCCAGCAGCCGTGAGGGCCGCTACTATGCGAGCGCGGGAGGCTTCCGGTCCCAACAACGGGTCGGTCGGTACGAAAACCGGAAGCATGCCAACAGCCGCGGCCCGTAGGACCTCCAACATGAGCACCGCATCTAGCATGAATGGCAGTATCTCCAGTGTGAAGCGTACGAGTAACGGAACCACAACGACTTATACCAACGGCAATGGCACCATCGGCCCCAGCAGTTTACCTAGAGCATCTCTGCGCAGCGTGAgtggtggggttgggccTGTGGGCCTGTCCAACAACTCCAAAACAGACCTTGCCGCAGCAGGTGCAAACGCAGCCATGAGTCGCCGCGCATAG